In Acidimicrobiia bacterium, the DNA window AACCGGGGACTGACATCGGGCAAGCTCGCCGTTGATCAGGCGAACATCTCCTTCATCCATTCGCTCCAGGCGCACCTGCCTGACCTGGAATTGGTTGACGGCGATACGGTGATGCAAAAGGCTCGATGGCTTAAGACGGATCTCGAAGTGGCGATTATCGAGGAGGCCTGCGCGATTGGCGACTCGGTGACCCAGCGAGCTCTCGATGAAGCCAAAGCGGGTCGGCGTGAACTTGAGATTGCCGGCGATGCCATGCAGACGTTGTTCTACCTGGGTGGGGAAATGGCTCACGTCACGACGCCCTTTGTGGCGTCGGGCGAGCATATGTCGCCCCCCCATCGACTCGCCACCGACAAGATCGTGCGCAACTCGGACCTCGTGTTCATCGACATCGGTGCGATGTGGAATGGGTACTTTTCCGATATCGGCCGAACGACCATCGTGGGAAAGCCGTCCAAGGATCAGAAGAAGATCTACACGGCAGTGTACGAAGGACTCATGGCCGGGATCGACAAGATGCGACCGGGAAACACCAACCAGGACTGCGCCGACGCCATCATCAACAAGGTCGGCGACTACGGCCTGGCCGACCATCTGTTCTCATTGTTCATCGGGCATGGAATCGGGATGGGCGCCAATGAGCCACCGTACATCGGCGAAACCTTGCCCGGCTCAACGGTCTATGAGTTCCAGCCCAACCAGGTGTTCGCGGTCGAGCCACTCGTGTGGGTGCCAGACGTTCGGGGCGGCGGCGGTGTTCGCATCGAGGACATGGTGCTCATCACCGACGGCGACCCCCATCTGCTGTCGCGGGTGGAGTACGAAGAGAAGTTGATGTTGTAGAGGCGCTCCGCCGTTAGTCGACGATGGCCACGGCGCGGGTCGGTCCACCGTGGGCTCCAACGACCTTCAGCGGGAAACCAACGAACGTGAACTTCGTACCGACGACTTCGGTGAGAATCAGGTTCTCATAGTGGGTCTTCTTCTCGTACCGGCACATGAGGTGGACCGGGTAGATCTTCGATGTCGGGTTGTCCGGGGTTGGTGAATCGACGCCGAACGTCTTGATTCCCTTATCGACGATCCACTTGGCGCCAGACTCGCCGAGTCCGGCGAAGTTGGTCAGGTATTCGTTGGTCGCGGCGTACTTGTCATAGGTGCCGGTGTAGAAAAAGCAGTGATCCCCGGGATTGATCGTGAGGCCGGACGCGGCCAGGGCTTCGTCGAGGTGCTCGGCCGTGATGTCGGTCATCTCGGGAACATGGGACACATCAAGGCAGACTGCCGGACCGTAGAACAAGTCGAGGTCCATCTGGTCGATCGTCAGCGCGTTTGGATCGGGATCAAGATGCGAGAACGAGTCGACGTGGGTCGGTCCGTTGTCGTTGAGCATGAAGCCCAGTGTTTGAAACGAGAACTCGCTGTCGAATCGGGGAGCGGTCTCTTCGTGGGTCACATGTTGGAAGGTGACCGTTTTGAGGTGGCCGGGGTACACCTTCATTGTCTCGTAGATTGGCTGGGATAGATCGATGAGTCGTGGCATGGCGCTCCTCCTGATTAGTACATGACGACACCGGAGTTGACGTTCAGGTCGGCTCCGGTGATTGATGCAGCTTGTGGCGACGCCAGGTAGACGGCGGCGTCAGCGATGGCTTGTGGTGAGGTGAGTTGACCAAGCGGTGATTCGGCCTCGAATTCTCTGCGCACGGCATCTGCGTTGATGCCACGAACCTTCGCTTGTGCGGCGATAACCCACTCGATCCTTGGTCCGGCTACGAATCCGGGCGAGATCAGATTCACCCGGATGTTGTGTGGTCCAGCCTCGAGCGCCAGGGTACGGGTGAGACCGATGAGGGCCGCCTTGGTCGAGGTGTAGGCGGTCCGTCCGAAAAGGGGCCGCTTGCCCGAGATTGATCCGATGATCACGAACGAACCTGACCCACCGTGGATCATGTGGGGGATGGCCGCCCTGGCAGTCAGGAATACGCCCTTGACGTTGACCTCAAAAGCCGAGTCCCATTCGTCGGGGTCCAGTTCCCAAAGAACTCCGCTCGGACCACCGACTCCTGAATTGGCGACGACCACGTCGATCCGTCCGAAGCTCTCGACGGTTTTGGCCATCGTGTACTCGACGCTGGACGCCTCGGTGACGTCGGTGGCGAGCACCAGGGCTTCTCCGCCTGCCATGCGGATGTCCTCGGCGACTCGTTCGAGATTCTCCGTGTTGCGGGCGGCCAGCACCACGGCATCGCCAACCGAGCCGAAGGCGTTGGCGATAACTTCGCCGATCCCCTGGCTCGCTCCTGTAACCACGGTGACGCGCCGTTCGTCAGTCACGGATGTACTCGATGATGTCAGGGAAATACTCGGGGTTGAGTCTTAGCCGGGCGCTCACCGCGTGGCCCATCATGAGTTCGGCATCAGCCACGACCGCCGAATGCTCAGCCACCATGTACGAACCCTCCGGAGTGCAACGCGAGGTTGTGACGGTTTTGAGGAACTTGCCGACCCACAAGCCGCCGGTGTAGCGGGCCGCCTTCTTGGTCGGCAAGGTGTGATTGGTTCCCATGGCTTTGTCGCCGTAGGCCACCGTCGAATGCGTGCCGATGAAAAGACCGCCGTAGTTGGTGAGTCGTTCCACGAACCAGTCGGGATTGCGGGTGTGAACCTCGAGGTGCTCGGGGGCGATCTCATCGGCCACCCGTCGTAACTCCTCGTCGTCATCCACCACGATCACCGTCCCGTAATCGCGCCACGACCGGCTGGACATGTCAGCGGTCGGCCAGGTTTCGAGCCATCGATCGACCTCCCGGATCGTTTCGAGGCCAATTTCCTCGGACGTCGTTGCGAGGATCCCGGGCGAAGTTGGGCCGTGTTCAGCCTGTCCAAGTAGGTCGCAAGCCAGGATGGCGGGGTCAGCCGTTTCGTCGGCAATGATCATGATCTCGGTCGGCCCTGCCAGTAGATCGATTCCGACTTTGCCGAACAGTTGGCGCTTGGCCTCGGCCACGTAGGCGTTTCCAGGGCCGGCGATCATATCGACGGGTTCGGCGTCCTCGATCCCAAAGGCCATTCCGGCCATGGCCTGAACGCCCCCGACGCAGAAGATTTCGTCGGCGCCTGACTCAACCATCGCCCACAGTTGCGGCCCATGCATGCCGTTCTGGTCGCGGGGAGGGGCCGTGGCCAGGACCCGGGGGACGTCGGCCACCTTGGCGGTTGCCACCGTCATGACAGCCGAAGCAATCAAGGGGTAGTAGCCGCCAGGGGAGTACGCCCCGACATTGCCGATCGGGATCCATTTCTGGCCGAGGAGGACACCCGGAAGTGTCTCCGTCTCGAAATCGGTGAGGGTGGCTCGCTGGAGCCGGGCAAAATTGGTGACCTGGTCGATGAGGAACCGGGAACTCTTCTCGACGTTTTCGTCCATGGCGTCGTAGGCCCGCTTGATGGTCGCCTCCGATACCCGGAACGACTCGGGTGACCACTTGTCAAAACGTTCTGAGTAGCGCCGGATGGCCGTAGTACCTTCCCGCTCGACGTCGAGCAGAATTTGGCTCACGGTATCGCGAATTTCCTGGGTGACTTCCTCAGTGGGTGGGAGCGGTTCTTTCAAATAACGCACAGGGCCTCCGGTGGAGATGAAGCCAAACTTACATGACCTATGTGACGCATCAAGATGCCCGCGCCGCTAAATCCCGAACAATCTGGCGGCGTTGCCCCCCCGGATCGCTTGTCGCTCGTCGTCGGTGAGCCCTTCGACGCTGTCGATCAGGCCGTTCGGGTCGGTTTCCGCCATGTCGAACGGGTAATCGGTCCCGAGCATCACCCGGTCGGAGCCGACGATTTCGATGAGGTGACGCAGGTAGGTCGGTTGGAACACCATCGTGTCGTAGTACAGGCGTTTCATGTAATAGCTTGGAGCAT includes these proteins:
- a CDS encoding aminopeptidase P family protein produces the protein NRGLTSGKLAVDQANISFIHSLQAHLPDLELVDGDTVMQKARWLKTDLEVAIIEEACAIGDSVTQRALDEAKAGRRELEIAGDAMQTLFYLGGEMAHVTTPFVASGEHMSPPHRLATDKIVRNSDLVFIDIGAMWNGYFSDIGRTTIVGKPSKDQKKIYTAVYEGLMAGIDKMRPGNTNQDCADAIINKVGDYGLADHLFSLFIGHGIGMGANEPPYIGETLPGSTVYEFQPNQVFAVEPLVWVPDVRGGGGVRIEDMVLITDGDPHLLSRVEYEEKLML
- a CDS encoding cyclase family protein, coding for MPRLIDLSQPIYETMKVYPGHLKTVTFQHVTHEETAPRFDSEFSFQTLGFMLNDNGPTHVDSFSHLDPDPNALTIDQMDLDLFYGPAVCLDVSHVPEMTDITAEHLDEALAASGLTINPGDHCFFYTGTYDKYAATNEYLTNFAGLGESGAKWIVDKGIKTFGVDSPTPDNPTSKIYPVHLMCRYEKKTHYENLILTEVVGTKFTFVGFPLKVVGAHGGPTRAVAIVD
- a CDS encoding SDR family oxidoreductase, with protein sequence MTDERRVTVVTGASQGIGEVIANAFGSVGDAVVLAARNTENLERVAEDIRMAGGEALVLATDVTEASSVEYTMAKTVESFGRIDVVVANSGVGGPSGVLWELDPDEWDSAFEVNVKGVFLTARAAIPHMIHGGSGSFVIIGSISGKRPLFGRTAYTSTKAALIGLTRTLALEAGPHNIRVNLISPGFVAGPRIEWVIAAQAKVRGINADAVRREFEAESPLGQLTSPQAIADAAVYLASPQAASITGADLNVNSGVVMY
- the hisD gene encoding histidinol dehydrogenase, producing MRYLKEPLPPTEEVTQEIRDTVSQILLDVEREGTTAIRRYSERFDKWSPESFRVSEATIKRAYDAMDENVEKSSRFLIDQVTNFARLQRATLTDFETETLPGVLLGQKWIPIGNVGAYSPGGYYPLIASAVMTVATAKVADVPRVLATAPPRDQNGMHGPQLWAMVESGADEIFCVGGVQAMAGMAFGIEDAEPVDMIAGPGNAYVAEAKRQLFGKVGIDLLAGPTEIMIIADETADPAILACDLLGQAEHGPTSPGILATTSEEIGLETIREVDRWLETWPTADMSSRSWRDYGTVIVVDDDEELRRVADEIAPEHLEVHTRNPDWFVERLTNYGGLFIGTHSTVAYGDKAMGTNHTLPTKKAARYTGGLWVGKFLKTVTTSRCTPEGSYMVAEHSAVVADAELMMGHAVSARLRLNPEYFPDIIEYIRD
- a CDS encoding amidohydrolase; its protein translation is MVASTRMIFSGLFEELPDLKLILLHGGGYQPFYTSRADHTWKVRPETRVHIPDHAPSYYMKRLYYDTMVFQPTYLRHLIEIVGSDRVMLGTDYPFDMAETDPNGLIDSVEGLTDDERQAIRGGNAARLFGI